The stretch of DNA TCGATAGAGCTCGTATTTATGAGCCACTTGACGGAAGTATTCGAGGATGTCCGGAGCAGACGAGTAGCTAATAACCACACGGTCAACGCGATGTCTTCATCCGATGTATGCGGTGCAACGGCCTGGGAAATCACTCACAAGCTTTGTCCAACGCGGGTTAGGCGCCCATGTGTATTGATAGCTGTGACTCGCAATGTCACAGGCGCATCCAGGGTAGCGGTTTTCGTATCATGTCCCATCCACGTGGGCGTTCTTCTCGTATACGACATGCTCGACCTGCTGCATGTGCTTGTCGATTTGCCTGGCCGTGTTGAGgcccgacgcgccggcgccaatcGTTATAACCCGCAAGGGACGCGCCTCGCCTAAAATCTGCTCCGGGATAGGAACATGTTCACCGTGCCGAGATGTCTCGACGTTCATGATGACAGGTTCGGAGTTGATGCGGAATTTGGGGGGAAGGAAATGGACAGACGCCAAGGCATGCAACCAGAAGTAAAGGCGAAAAC from Purpureocillium takamizusanense chromosome 6, complete sequence encodes:
- a CDS encoding uncharacterized protein (EggNog:ENOG503NUI0~COG:Q), which produces MNVETSRHGEHVPIPEQILGEARPLRVITIGAGASGLNTARQIDKHMQQVEHVVYEKNAHVDGT